In one Corallococcus sp. EGB genomic region, the following are encoded:
- a CDS encoding DUF4142 domain-containing protein gives MGKANWKTQAVAAAVMTGLMGSAAHAQDQTKQQKHEMERGKAVGKAAAKRVQYVGKLAVFNNRQIKLAQLAEQQASDPQVKQFATKLREEHEQSQSRLRDWAQQKQIEVSALTDNNITSEEMMGTGGSGVQQGYQEKMQGTGEKLGRAHDKTTEEINTLQAKQGPEFDKAFVTRIAEDQKKGMSLLEEGHKEYKNDATFLALLGQEERMVRGNETQAKELEKQMKHVK, from the coding sequence ATGGGCAAGGCGAACTGGAAGACGCAGGCGGTGGCGGCGGCGGTCATGACGGGTCTGATGGGCTCCGCGGCTCATGCCCAGGACCAGACCAAGCAGCAGAAGCACGAGATGGAGCGGGGCAAGGCCGTGGGCAAGGCGGCCGCCAAGCGCGTGCAGTACGTGGGCAAGCTGGCCGTCTTCAACAACCGGCAGATCAAGCTGGCGCAGCTCGCGGAGCAGCAGGCGTCGGACCCGCAGGTCAAGCAGTTCGCCACCAAGCTGCGCGAGGAGCATGAGCAGAGCCAGAGCCGCCTGCGCGACTGGGCCCAGCAGAAGCAGATCGAGGTCAGCGCGCTCACCGACAACAACATCACCTCAGAGGAGATGATGGGAACGGGCGGCTCCGGCGTGCAGCAGGGCTACCAGGAGAAGATGCAGGGCACCGGTGAGAAGCTGGGCCGGGCTCACGACAAGACGACCGAGGAGATCAACACGCTCCAGGCGAAGCAGGGCCCCGAGTTCGACAAGGCCTTCGTGACGCGCATCGCGGAGGACCAGAAGAAGGGCATGTCCCTGCTCGAGGAGGGCCACAAGGAGTACAAGAACGACGCCACCTTCCTGGCGCTCCTGGGCCAGGAAGAGCGCATGGTCCGCGGCAACGAGACGCAGGCGAAGGAACTCGAGAAGCAGATGAAGCACGTGAAGTAG
- a CDS encoding ATP-binding cassette domain-containing protein, with the protein MFQLQGVSKRFGAAQALHPLNLNLPKGATTVLIGPSGCGKSTLLRLLNGLLRPDTGRVLFDGQPLPEDAGALLAVRRRVGYALQGGGLFPHLTGASNVTLMARHLRWPEARIRERLAGLMDLTRFPADALERFPGELSGGQRQRVALMRALMLDPDVLLLDEPLGALDPLVRHDLQADLRGIFERLGKTVVLVTHDLAEAAFLGNGIVLMREGQVVQQGALEDLEARPAEPFVTRFIQAQRPLPLGRPA; encoded by the coding sequence GTGTTCCAACTGCAAGGGGTGTCCAAGCGCTTCGGTGCCGCGCAGGCCCTGCACCCGCTGAACCTGAACCTGCCGAAGGGGGCCACCACGGTGCTCATCGGTCCCAGTGGCTGCGGGAAGTCCACGCTCCTGCGCCTGCTCAACGGCCTCTTGCGGCCCGACACGGGGCGCGTGCTCTTCGACGGGCAGCCCCTGCCGGAGGACGCGGGCGCGCTGCTCGCCGTGCGCCGCCGCGTGGGCTACGCGCTCCAGGGCGGAGGGCTGTTCCCGCACCTCACCGGCGCGAGCAACGTCACGCTGATGGCGCGGCACCTGCGCTGGCCGGAGGCGCGGATCCGCGAGCGGCTGGCCGGGTTGATGGACCTGACGCGCTTCCCGGCGGACGCGCTGGAGCGCTTCCCGGGCGAGCTCTCCGGGGGCCAGCGGCAGCGCGTGGCGCTGATGCGCGCGCTGATGCTGGACCCGGACGTGCTGCTGCTGGATGAGCCCCTGGGCGCGTTGGATCCGCTGGTGCGCCATGACCTCCAGGCGGACCTGCGCGGCATCTTCGAGCGGCTGGGCAAGACGGTGGTGCTCGTCACGCACGACCTGGCGGAGGCGGCCTTCCTGGGCAACGGCATCGTGCTGATGCGCGAGGGCCAGGTGGTGCAGCAGGGCGCGCTGGAGGACCTGGAGGCGCGGCCCGCGGAGCCGTTCGTCACGCGGTTCATCCAGGCACAGCGTCCGCTGCCGCTGGGGAGGCCGGCATGA